A region from the Phaenicophaeus curvirostris isolate KB17595 chromosome 3, BPBGC_Pcur_1.0, whole genome shotgun sequence genome encodes:
- the LOC138718544 gene encoding forkhead box protein J1-like, which produces MAEGWQSHEETGKDRGQEGSRRDLDDVDDSLPNLTWLLDFSIISASMGNSSCCPSSPDPHSCQDIPSFAAPCSPLGTDQLCMEMPQTPRMPISSSSWMTEHHVVSTHPQLTAGIDYQTNPYIKPPYSYATLICMAMEASKEPHVTLSDIYKWITDNFCYFRQADPVWQNSIRHNLSSNKRFIKVPREKDKPGRGGFWKLDPQYVEQLKSGAFKKQRMRPVQIHPASTAKAQQEAQRGASLAASACASNKVLSVNLESQLLLKEFEEGLGNQNWNPVDGKRGLKRKQPLPKQTAKACRLSNSTLLSQEEQTQLGSLKGDSDPSLNREVSTFGDLELLSPVSLKTLNLELMAQGHHFECPQGPEQVLTESSQNSLSLDEGFVATSFLQHLCDEGTSDLSNSANAEQLFEVNDASVIADVSNWINLDSLL; this is translated from the exons ATGGCTGAGGGGTGGCAGAGCCAcgaggagacagggaaggacagagggcaggagggcagcaggagagacttGGACGATGTGGACGACAGCCTGCCCAACCTGACGTggctgctggacttctccatcatCAGCGCTAGCATGGgcaactcctcctgctgccccagcagcccggacccccacagctgtcaggacatccccagctttgctgcacCGTGCTCACCCCTGGGCACTGACCAACTGTGCATGGAAATGCCCCAAACTCCACGcatgcccatctcctcctccagctggatgaCGGAGCACCACGTTGTGTCCACGCACCCTCAGCTGACGGCGGGTATTGACTACCAGACCAACCCCTACATCAAACCACCCTATTCTTATGCCACCCTCATCTGCATGGCGATGGAAGCCAGCAAGGAGCCCCACGTCACCCTCTCAGACATCTACAAGTGGATTACCGACAACTTCTGCTACTTCCGTCAAGCTGATCCCGTGTGGCAG aacTCCATCCGGCACAACCTCTCCTCAAACAAGCGCTTCATCAAGGTGCCTCGAGAGAAGGACAAGCCAGGGAGAGGTGGCTTTTGGAAGCTTGACCCGCAATACGTTGAGCAGCTCAAGAGCGGtgccttcaaaaagcagaggatgcgCCCAGTGCAGATCCACCCAGCCTCCACTGCGAAAGCCCAGCAAGAAGCACAGCGTGGTGCCTCCCTGGCTGCTTCAGCTTGTGCCTCCAATAAAGTCCTCTCTGTCAACCTggagtcacagctgctgctgaaagagtttGAAGAAGGTCTTGGCAACCAGAACTGGAATCCAGTGGATGGCAAAAGAGGGCTCAAGCGCAAGCAGCCCTTGCccaagcaaacagccaaagcgTGTCGGCTTTCCAATTCCACCTTgctgagccaggaggagcagaccCAGCTGGGATCCCTGAAAGGGGACTCTGACCCCAGCCTGAACAGAGAGGTCTCCACTTTTGGGGATCTGGAGCTCTTATCTCCAGTCAGCCTCAAAACGCTCAACCTGGAGTTGATGGCACAAGGGCACCACTTTGAATGTCCCCAGGGGCCGGAGCAGGTCCTCACTGAGTCCTCCCAGAACAGCCTGAGCCTGGACGAAGGCTTCGTGgccacttctttcctgcagcatctctgtgatgaAGGGACAAGCGATCTCTCAAATTCTGCCAATGCGGAGCAGTTGTTTGAAGTCAACGATGCATCTGTAATAGCGGATGTCAGCAACTGGATCAATCTGGATTCCCTCTTGTAA
- the LOC138718545 gene encoding forkhead box protein J1-like: MAEGWLSHEETGKDRGQEGSRRDLDDVDDSLPNLTWLLDFSIISASMGNSSCCPSSPDPHSCQDIPSFAAPCSPLGTDQLCMEMPQTPRMPISSSSWMTEHHVVSTHPQLTAGIDYQTNPYIKPPYSYATLICMAMEASKEPHVTLSDIYKWITDNFCYFRQADPVWQNSIRHNLSSNKRFIKVPREKDKPGRGGFWKLDPQYVEQLKSGAFKKQRMRPVQIHPASTAKAQQEAQRGASLAASACASNKVLSVNLESQLLLKEFEEGLGNQNWNPVDGKRGLKRKQPLPKQTAKACRLSNSALLSQEEQTQLGSLKGDSDPSLNREVSTFGDLELLSPVSLKTLNLELMAQGHHFECPQGPEQVLTESSQNSLSLDESFVATSFLQHLCDEGTSDLSNSANAEQLFEVSDASVIADVSNWINLDSLL; the protein is encoded by the exons ATGGCTGAGGGGTGGCTGAGCCAcgaggagacagggaaggacagagggcaggagggcagcaggagagacttGGACGATGTGGACGACAGCCTGCCCAACCTGACGTggctgctggacttctccatcatCAGCGCTAGCATGGgcaactcctcctgctgccccagcagcccggacccccacagctgtcaggacatccccagctttgctgcacCGTGCTCACCCCTGGGCACTGACCAACTGTGCATGGAAATGCCCCAAACTCCACGcatgcccatctcctcctccagctggatgaCGGAGCACCACGTTGTGTCCACGCACCCTCAGCTGACGGCGGGTATTGACTACCAGACCAACCCCTACATCAAACCACCCTATTCTTATGCCACCCTCATCTGCATGGCGATGGAAGCCAGCAAGGAGCCCCACGTCACCCTCTCCGACATCTACAAGTGGATTACCGACAACTTCTGCTACTTCCGTCAAGCTGATCCCGTGTGGCAG AACTCCATCCGGCACAACCTCTCCTCAAACAAGCGCTTCATCAAGGTGCCTCGAGAGAAGGACAAGCCAGGGAGAGGTGGCTTTTGGAAGCTTGACCCGCAATACGTTGAGCAGCTCAAGAGCGGtgccttcaaaaagcagaggatgcgCCCAGTGCAGATCCACCCAGCCTCCACTGCGAAAGCCCAGCAAGAAGCACAGCGTGGTGCCTCCCTGGCTGCTTCAGCTTGTGCCTCCAATAAAGTCCTCTCTGTCAACCTggagtcacagctgctgctgaaagagtttGAAGAAGGTCTTGGCAACCAGAACTGGAATCCAGTGGATGGCAAAAGAGGGCTCAAGCGCAAGCAGCCCTTGCccaagcaaacagccaaagcgTGTCGGCTTTCCAATTCCGCCTTgctgagccaggaggagcagaccCAGCTGGGATCCCTGAAAGGGGACTCTGACCCCAGCCTGAACAGAGAGGTCTCCACTTTTGGGGATCTGGAGCTCTTATCTCCAGTCAGCCTCAAAACGCTCAACCTGGAGTTGATGGCACAAGGGCACCACTTTGAATGTCCCCAGGGGCCGGAGCAGGTCCTCACTGAGTCCTCCCAGAACAGCCTGAGCCTGGACGAAAGCTTTGTGgccacttctttcctgcagcatctctgtgatgaAGGGACAAGCGATCTCTCAAATTCTGCCAATGCGGAGCAGTTGTTTGAAGTCAGCGATGCATCTGTAATAGCGGATGTCAGCAACTGGATCAATCTGGATTCCCTCTTGTAA